In Ptiloglossa arizonensis isolate GNS036 chromosome 6, iyPtiAriz1_principal, whole genome shotgun sequence, a single window of DNA contains:
- the LOC143147864 gene encoding LOW QUALITY PROTEIN: uncharacterized protein LOC143147864 (The sequence of the model RefSeq protein was modified relative to this genomic sequence to represent the inferred CDS: inserted 1 base in 1 codon; substituted 1 base at 1 genomic stop codon) — MSALFNSTPLVIAPKCIVKKGRXREGHERARYSFTKGDNAIVLQISSNLCKIVIPVIASVLNYSWKWHGXLNYHALSALLRDTLGGSGVPG, encoded by the exons ATGAG TGCATTATTTAATTCCACACCGTTGGTAATAGCACCAAAGTGCATTGTCAAGAAAGGTCGGTAGAGAGAGGGACATGAAAGGGCACGATATTCGTTCACCAAGGGGGATAATG CCATTGTTCTGCAAATATCATCTAATCTGTGTAAAatagttattccagttattgca TCAGTGCTTAATTATTCTTGGAAGTGGCACG ATCTTAATTATCACGCGCTTTCAGCCCTTTTAAGGGATACCCTCGGCGGTAGTGGCGTGCCCGGCTAA